The genomic interval CATTGTCGCCGGACTCGTCCCACTTTGACCGCGTCGAAGGCGCGGACATTGTCGCCGGACTCGTCCCACTTTGACCGCGTCGAAGGCGCGGACAATGTCGCCGGACTCGTCCCACTTTGTCCGCGTCGAAGGCGCGGACAATGTCGCCGGACTCGTCCCACTTTGTCCGCGTCGAAGGCGCGGACAATGTCGCCGAGACCCGCCTTCGCCACCAAGTCCGAATTCTTCGGACTTGGTGCCGGAGGCGGGACTCGAACCCGCAAGGCCTTGCAGCCGGGGGATTTTAAGTCCCCTGCGTATACCCGTTTCGCCACTCCGGCACGAAGCCGCAGTCTCTCACGAAGCAGCAGCCCTTCGAGAGGGAAGCTCTCTGCGGGGAGGACGCCCACTCCCTCGTGACCTAGCGCGTAAGCTCCGAAGGCCGATCCCAAGCTCCGGAGGCCGATCCTCGGTCCGTCCGTGAGAGAGTGGAACGTATCGGTGGACGACCCAGTAAGGGGTAGCGTGAGCTCTTCCGCCCGCTTCTTGTGAGGACAAGACCATGAATCCATCTGCGAAAGAACCACGGACCCCAGGTCATCCCCTCCGCCTATGGCCGGGCATCGTCCTCGTCGTCACCCAGTGGCTGGCCCGCTTCGGGCTGCCGCTGATCGTTCCGGCCGCCGTTCCAATCGGGGCGATGGCGGCGCTGCTCTGCGGGCTGGGAATCGTCGTCTGGTGGATGTTCTTCAGCCGGGCGCCGCGAGCGGAGCGCTTTGGGGCGGTCGCTTTGCTGGTGGTGCTGATGGTGTCGGCGTGGTTCTTGCTCCATCCGTCGATCGCCACCGGAATGATGGGTTTGATGTTCATCGTCTATTCGGTACCGGTGATCAGTTTGGCTTTCGTCGTCTGGACGGTGGCCTCTCGAGGTCTTTCGGTCCGTGCGCGCTGGGCTTCGATGGCGGGGGCGATCGCCCTCGGCTGTGGAGTGTGGACGCTGGTCCAGACCGCGGGGATGACCGGCAACGCCGAGTCGGAGTTCATGTGGCGGTGGGCGGACACGCCGGAGGAGCGGTTGCTGGCGCGGGGTGAGGTGGCTGCAACGGGCTCGGTGGCGGAGGCAGATCTGGGGAGTACCTGGCCGGGGTTCCGGGGGGTGGATCGAAACGGTGATGTGCCCGGGGAACGGATTGCGACGGATTGGGCGGCTTCCCCACCGATGGAGCTTTGGCGGCGGCCGGTCGGCCCGGGCTGGTCCTCTTTCGCCGTCGCGAACGGGGTCTTCTACACCCAGGAGCAACGCGGCGAAGAGGAAGTGGTCTCAGCCTATGAGTTGACCACCGGCGAGCCGGTGTGGAGGCATCGGGACCCGGTGCGATTTTGGGAGTCGAACGCCGGTCCTGGCCCCCGGGGGACGCCGACCCTCCATCAGGGACGGATCTTCTCGTTCGGTGCCACCGGCGTTCTCAACGCTTTGCGGGCAGAGGACGGTTCCCGTCTGTGGTCCCGTGACGTGGCCGCCGATACCGGGGTGAACCCGCCCACCTGGGGCTTTGCCAGTTCACCTTTGGTGGCCGGTGACCTGGTGGTGGTGGCGGCCTCCGGCGCGCTGGCGGCCTATGACCTCGACTCCGGCGAGCCACGGTGGCTCGGTCCGAACCTGAAGGGCGGCTACAGCTCGCCCCATCTGCTGACCCTCGGAGGCGTCGAGCAGATTTTGCAGCTTCGCGGTAAGGGCCTGGTGAGCGTTGCGGTGGCGGACGGCAAGTTGCTCTGGGAGCATGATTGGTCGGGCGACCCGGTGTTGCAGCCCGCTCTGACGGACCAAGGCGACGTATTGATCAGCGTCAACGCCGGCAGTGGCATCCGTCGGATCGCCGTCGACCAGGGCTCCGAGGGCTGGGCGACGGAGGAGCTCTGGACGTCGCGAGGCTTGAAGCCCTACTTCAGCGACTTCGTCGTCCACCGGGGCCATGCCTACGGTTTCGACGGGCGGATCCTCTCCTGCATCGAGCTGGAAAGCGGCGAACGTCAGTGGAAGGGCGGCCGCTACGGCAGCGGGCAACTCGTCTTGCTGCCGCGGCAGGACCTTCTGCTGGTGATCTCCGAGCAGGGCGAACTGGCCCTGGTGCAGGCCAAACCGGACGGTTTTGCCGAGGTCGCGCGCTTTCCGGCCCTCGCCAGCAAGACCTGGAATCACCCGGTGCTCGTCGGCGACCATCTGCTGGTGCGCAACGATCGCGAGATGGCCGCTTTTCGGCTAGCGATGGCGGACGGGCTCTGACAATGGAGGTTTGGCGGCCGACGGCGAGCCACGAGGCCCTGGTGGCCCGCGCCGAGGTGCTCGCCAAGGTGCGCTCGTTCTTTGCCGAGCGCGGAGTCCTCGAAGTCGAGACTCCGCTGCTTGCCGGTGCGACGGTGACGGATCTTCATCTGCACAGCCTCTCGACCCGCGTTCGAATGGGCGGTGGGGCGCGTGACCTCTACTTGCAGACCTCGCCGGAGTTCGCGATGAAGCGGCTGCTGGCGGCCGGTAGCGGCTCGATCTTCCAGATCGGCCGCGCCTTCCGGGACGATGAACGGAGCCATCTTCACGCGTCGGAGTTCACCCTGTTGGAGTGGTACCGCGTCGGCTTCGATCACCGGGCCCTGATGGCCGAGGTCAGCGATTTCCTGAGCGCGATCCTCGGCACGCCGCCAGCGGTGTTCGCCAGCTACGGGGACGTCTTCGAGCAGCAGGTGGGGATCGATCCGCACACGGCAACCCCTGCCTCGCTGGCCGCCGCCGCAGAGCGGGCGGGCCTCGCCGTCGTCGGCCTCGGCGAGGAGGACCGCAACGGCTGGCTGGAGCTGCTGATGAGCCAGGTGGTCGAACCGCACCTCGGCCTTGGGCGGCCGACCCTGGTGGACGACTTCCCCGCCTCCCAGGCGGCCCTGGCGAGGGTGGTGCGGCGGCACGGCGTGGAGGTCGCCGAACGCTTTGAGGTGTACGTCGAGGGCACGGAACTGGCGAATGGCTATCACGAGCTGATCGACCCGCTGGAGCAACGGCGCCGCTTCGAGGACGATTTGCGGGCGCGGGCGAGAGTGGGCTTGCCGGCGGTGCCGATCGATGAGCACCTGCTGGCCGCCCTTGAAGCGGGTTTGCCACCCTGCGCCGGCATTGCCATGGGTGTGGACCGGCTGGTGATGCTGGCCACCGGGGCGGACCATATTGACGAGGTGGTCGCCTTCCCGATGGAGCGGTCCTGACCGCACGCGGCCTGATAGGGTACGAAGCTTCCAGTCGCGGGCCGCCGAAACCGCCGCCGCGGAGTCACAGAATCCCTACCCGATCACGTTGGAAAGCTTCCCTATGCACCCCTTGAAAGAGTTGGCCGCTTCGTCCCCCGCCTGGCCCTTCGCCGAGGCCCGAAGCCTGGTCAAGCGCTACGCAGAGAAGGCGCCGGAGAAGGGCTACGTGCTGTTTGAGACCGGCTACGGGCCTTCGGGATTGCCCCACATCGGCACCTTCGCCGAGGTGGCGCGCACCCTGATGGTGCTGAACGCTTTCCGGATTCTGAGCGACCTGCCGACCCGGCTGATTTGCTATTCCGACGATATGGACGGACTGCGCAAGGTGCCGGACAACATCCCGCAGCAAGAACGGATCGCCCAGCACCTGGGAAAGCCCCTGACCCAGGTGCCGGATCCCTTTGGCGAGTACCCGAGTTTTGCCCACCACAACAACGCCCGGCTGCGCGCATTCCTCGACGGATTTGGCTTTGAGTACGAATTCTATTCCTCGACCGAGTGCTACCGGAGCGGGCGCTTCGACGAGGCCCTCTTGGCGGTGCTTCGCCATCACGAGGATATTCGCCGGGTGGTCCTCCCCACCCTCGGCCCGGAGCGCCAGGCCACCTACTCGCCCTTCCTGCCGCTGTGTCCGTCCACGGGTGAGGTTTTGCAGGTGCCGATTCTTGAGACCGACGCGGCGGCCGGGACGATCACCTTCGACGACGCCACCGGTGAGCGGCAGACCGTCGAGGTCACCGGCGGCCGGGTGAAGTGCCAGTGGAAAGTCGACTGGGCGATGCGCTGGCACGCCCTCGCGGTGGACTACGAGATGTCCGGCAAGGATCTTCTCGAATCGGTGATCCTGTCGAGCAAAATCACCCGGGTGCTGGGCAGCCGCCCACCGGAGACCTATACCTACGAGCTCTTCCTGGACGAGAAGGGCGAAAAGATCTCCAAGTCCAAGGGCAACGGCTTGACCATCGACGAGTGGCTCGCCTACGCCACGCCGGAGAGCCTTTCGCTTTTTCTGTACCGCAAACCGCGCAAGGCCAAGCGCCTGCACAGCGGGGTCATACCCCGCACCATGGACGAATACCAGCAGCACCAGGAAGGCTTCGCCAAGCTGCCGCCGGAGAAGCAGATCAACGATCCCCTGTTCCACATTCACAGCGGCGACGTGCCGACGGAGTCCTTCGGCCTGAGCTACTCGGTATTACTCAACCTAGCGAGCGTGGCGCACGTGCGCGAAACGGACGAACTGTGGCAGTTCGTGCGGCGCTACCTGCCGGACTCGCCGAAACATCCGTCGGAAGAGACCGAGCGGCTCTTGAAGCGGGCGGTGCGCTACTACGCCGACTTCGTGGAGCCGAATCTGAAGCTACGCACCCCTTCGGAGCTGGAAGCCGAAGCCTTCGGTGAGCTGGCGAAGGGCCTGCGTTCCCTCGATCCGGAGGCGAGCGCCGAAGACATTCAGACGGTGGTCTACGAAGTGGGCAAGGCCTACCCTTTCGAGTCCCTACGGCACTGGTTCCAAGCTCTCTACGAATGCCTGATCGGTCAGTCCGCCGGGCCGCGGATGGGCACCTTCTTCAAGGTGTTCGGGCTGGAGAACTCGATCGATTTGATCGAGTCGAAGATCTAGATCATTCACCGGCCAGCAGCGCCCCTCCCAGGGACGCCGAGTGACTCGGTGCCACATTGCCGTGTTGAGCGATGGTGAACATGTCGCGCAGGCGCCGCTGGAGGGGATGGCCGTCGTACAGCCCCGCCGGCCCGGACATCCGAAAGCACCACTGCACCACCTCCGACGCGACCCGCACGCCATGGGCGCCGGCCGCCCACATCCCGTGGTGCGTTTTCTCTTCTAGCGGCTGGTGTTGCGACGCCCGCTCCCAGGCGGTGTCCGCGTAGGAGAGAAGAGTGGCCTTCGCCGCGTCGAGGTCCGCGCGGTGGGTGCCCAACTCCAGGCGAAGCAGGGCCTGCCGGTCGCCGTCTCCGCCTGGCGCCACTCCCTTGTCGGCGAACTGCGCGAGCAGGTCGGCGACGGCCCCCTCGGCGGTGCCCAGGGCCACGGCACCCTGGTGCAGCGAAAAGGACGGCCGGATGGGCAGGCGGCTGTGAGCGGTGGCGGTGGCGCAGATGTCGCCGTCGAGGTCGTAGAGATCGGTGTGGGCAAGGCGCACCTTCCGGGCGTGGATCACGTTGCTGCCGGTCGCCCGCAGCCCGAGAACGTGCCACACGTCTTCCACTTCCACCGCCTCGCGGGGCAACAGCGCTCCCACCATACGGGAGCTTTCCCCGTCGTCAAGGTCACAGTGCACCAAGACCCAACGGCTGTGAGTAATGCCCGAGGTGAGAGACCAGCGGCCGGTGAGCCGGAGTCCTTGGCCCTCGGGGCGAAGGCGCCCGGAGCCGACCGCCGTGGCGGCCACCGGCACATCGGGGCCATTGGCCAACACCCGTTCATAAGTGGCGAGGGGCAGCCGGGCGAGCACGATCTGCCCCTGCACCCACACCATGACGTTCCAGGCGGTCGAGGCATCGCGCTGGGCGAGGTCGCAGAGTCGGTCGATAACGAACCGCAGATCGCCTTCCCGGCCGCCGTAACGGCGCGGGATGACCAGGCGCAGAAAGCCGTGCCGTCGCAGGGCTTCGAGGAGCGATTCCGGCAACCGGCGCCGGCGTTCGAGATCGGCGCTGTCGATCTCCGGCAGGTCTTCCCGCCAGGGGCTGACGATGGGCTCCGTCACGAGGTCGCCTCCAGCGGCTCGAGGGAGGCGTCCACCAGAGCTGCGATGTGCGCTTGGGTCGAGTCGACGATGGGAGCGCCGGCGACGGTGGCCCGGTCGGCGATCAGTCCCAGTTCCGTGCAGGCCAGAACGACCCCGTTCGCTCCCTGATCGACGGCGCGCTCGATCAGCTCGGCCAGCCTCCGTCGAGCCCCATCGGTCACCACGCCGACACAGAGTTCGTCATAGATCAGGCGGTCGAGGAGGGCGCGATCGCCGGCGGCGGGCCGCATCGGCTCGATGCCGTGGGCCCGTAACCTCTCCGGGTAGAGCGGCAGATCGAGGGTGAAACCGGTGCCGAGGACCACCGCGCGGGAGATTCCATGACGTTGAACCTCCCGGGCGGTCGCTTCGACCAGATCGATGAACGGCAGATTCGAGGCTTCGCGCACGGCCGCCGCCACTCGGTGCATGGTGTTGCAGGCGATGGCCAGCAAATCGGCGCCGCCAGCTTCGAGGCGCCGCGCCGCCGAGGCCAACAGCTCCCCCGCCCCGGCCCAGTCGCCGGCAAGCTGCATCTGTTCAACGGTGCGGTAGTCGTCCGACCAGAGCAGGACGCGGGCCGAATGGGAGCCGCCGCGGCGCGCCTGCACGGCCCGGTTGATTTCACGGTAGTAGACCTCCGAGGACGGCCAGCTCATGCCGCCGAGCAGGCCGACGACTCGGGGCTCCGGGGAAGCGCCTCTCCGGGCTGCGAGGTCCTTCGTCGAGAGGGCCATCGTCAAACTCATCCGCCGGAGGTCACCGCCCGCAGCCGGGCGAAGGGCTGGGGCTCGATGGAGGAGAAGGTGCGGTCGTCGCCGCAGGGCATGGCGTAGCGGCGAAACTGATCGCGCAGATCTTCGACGACAGGCGTTCGGGCGCCGCGGAGGCGACCCGCCCGCAGGTGGAAAACGCTGGTACTCGCATCCGCTAGGGCGCCGATCTCCGGCCGCTCGTCGACCGTGACCAGCACCAGGGTCTCGGCGTCAGCCTGGCGTTCCGGCACCCCCTGACCGTCCGCCAGCAGGACCACGCGGGTGGATCCCGAGCCGTCGGCCAGGCGAACGGTTATCTCCGCGCCTTCCGGCCGCTCGAAATCGCCGGTCACGGAGCAGCCTTTCCACTCCAGCTCCCGCTGCCAGGCGCGCAGCACTCGCGCTACCGCCTCGACCGCTTCGGCTCCCCGCACGCTCTGATCGCCCAGCTCCTTCTTGACCTTTGCCGGCGCTCCGGCGGCGAGGACGTTGGGCGGGATACTCCGCGTCACCACCGAGCCGGCGGCGAGAATCGAGTTCTCCCCCACCGTGACCCCCGGCAGAAGGGTGACCTGGAATCCCAGCCAGGCGTTGCGCTCGACGCGGATAGCCGCATAGGCCGGCTCAATGCCCTCCAGCGGACCGTGTCCGAAGTGGTAGCCGTGGGTCCACAGGGCGAGATAGGAGCCGGTGCCGACGTCGTCTCCGATCTCGATCAGGTGATTCGAGTTGAGGATCGAGTGCTGGCCGATGGTGACGTGGTGGCCGATCTTCACCCGCGCCGTCGAAGTGGTGGTGCCGCCGTAGCCGACGCAGGCCTCGTCGCCCATGTAGTAGAGCCGCCCGGCGGAGAAATCGCGACAGAGAATGCGCACCCGTGACGAAACCCGTGCGGCCATGCCGAGGAGGAAGGATTCCGCCACCAGCACCTGAACGTCCGGGGCGATTTCCGACCGCTCGCCGATCTCCAACACCCCGGCCCGAAGGTCGCAGCCGGAGTCGATGGTGACGCCGGAGCCGAGGACGACGCGATCCCCGACCAGGGTGACGTTGTCGCCGATCACCACGTCCTCCCCCACTTGTAGATCGCCGGCGAAGATCCGCGACCCGCTGCCCACTCGGCAAGAGGCCGGCAGCGCAGCCGGATCGACCCGGCGCGGTGGGGTGCCTGAGGCGCCTCTTTCGGTCATAACCACCTCTCCGGCAGGTTGAGCAAGGTTCGTTTTCGGCAGAGCCCTTCGATCTCTGCCTCGGCGCTGAATTCGCCCCGTGCAGCGGCTTCAATGATGGCCTTTGGAGGATATCTCATAGCGCTCAAGTAGACCCAGGAGCGGGCAAACTCCTCTTCGAAGCGTTGGTTCGGCCAGCGGGGACCGGCCGGCGAGAGGAGCGGGTTCACGTCGAGGGCGGTTCCGGCCGGCGGCAGCACCAGGGCCGGCCCCTCCCCCACCGCCGCGGGGCCACACACGAAGGCCGCCGCCGCGGCCGGCGAAAGATCCTCCACCGTGGCCGGACGGGCGGCCCGCCCCTCGAGGGCGGATCGGGCGAGTTCCGCGTCGTCGTACGCCACGGCCGGTTGCAGCATCGATTGATACTCCTCAATCGGCAGCGGCTCTCCCGGCGAGAAGTTCCGCTGCGCGGCGTTGTGAACATGGCCGAGCAGAACCCGGCCGCCGGCGGAAATCCGCTGCAGCTCCGCGAAAACGTGCGCCTTGCGCCGAAAATAGTGGAAGGAGTCGTTGGAAAAGGTGAGGGACGCGGCGCCGTCGGCGAAGGGAAAGGGTCCTTCGGCATCGAAGCAAACCAGCCGGGCGTCGGGAGCGGTGAACCGGCGGCTCAGCCAAAGGTGAGAGAAGACGGTGTCGCCCCCCAGCGCCCGGCCGCCAGCGAGGAGCCAGGGGCGCAGAAAATGCCCGGCGCCGCAGGCGACCTCGAAGAGGGATTCGCCCGCCGCGGAGTGCGATTCAAGCAGCGCCAAGCCGCTCAGATAACTCGGGTG from Acidobacteriota bacterium carries:
- a CDS encoding PQQ-binding-like beta-propeller repeat protein produces the protein MNPSAKEPRTPGHPLRLWPGIVLVVTQWLARFGLPLIVPAAVPIGAMAALLCGLGIVVWWMFFSRAPRAERFGAVALLVVLMVSAWFLLHPSIATGMMGLMFIVYSVPVISLAFVVWTVASRGLSVRARWASMAGAIALGCGVWTLVQTAGMTGNAESEFMWRWADTPEERLLARGEVAATGSVAEADLGSTWPGFRGVDRNGDVPGERIATDWAASPPMELWRRPVGPGWSSFAVANGVFYTQEQRGEEEVVSAYELTTGEPVWRHRDPVRFWESNAGPGPRGTPTLHQGRIFSFGATGVLNALRAEDGSRLWSRDVAADTGVNPPTWGFASSPLVAGDLVVVAASGALAAYDLDSGEPRWLGPNLKGGYSSPHLLTLGGVEQILQLRGKGLVSVAVADGKLLWEHDWSGDPVLQPALTDQGDVLISVNAGSGIRRIAVDQGSEGWATEELWTSRGLKPYFSDFVVHRGHAYGFDGRILSCIELESGERQWKGGRYGSGQLVLLPRQDLLLVISEQGELALVQAKPDGFAEVARFPALASKTWNHPVLVGDHLLVRNDREMAAFRLAMADGL
- a CDS encoding DapH/DapD/GlmU-related protein, yielding MTERGASGTPPRRVDPAALPASCRVGSGSRIFAGDLQVGEDVVIGDNVTLVGDRVVLGSGVTIDSGCDLRAGVLEIGERSEIAPDVQVLVAESFLLGMAARVSSRVRILCRDFSAGRLYYMGDEACVGYGGTTTSTARVKIGHHVTIGQHSILNSNHLIEIGDDVGTGSYLALWTHGYHFGHGPLEGIEPAYAAIRVERNAWLGFQVTLLPGVTVGENSILAAGSVVTRSIPPNVLAAGAPAKVKKELGDQSVRGAEAVEAVARVLRAWQRELEWKGCSVTGDFERPEGAEITVRLADGSGSTRVVLLADGQGVPERQADAETLVLVTVDERPEIGALADASTSVFHLRAGRLRGARTPVVEDLRDQFRRYAMPCGDDRTFSSIEPQPFARLRAVTSGG
- a CDS encoding methyltransferase domain-containing protein, with translation MTPPTTDDGLLGLLRSPLTGGPLREVAPSLLDDGETLWPVLDGIPYLRLGRDELRGAAVRALQRQDAEDALALLLADRKDETIPPADPESVRRALSAPTARQAMTELGYGSLAEYFLHRWSHPSYLSGLALLESHSAAGESLFEVACGAGHFLRPWLLAGGRALGGDTVFSHLWLSRRFTAPDARLVCFDAEGPFPFADGAASLTFSNDSFHYFRRKAHVFAELQRISAGGRVLLGHVHNAAQRNFSPGEPLPIEEYQSMLQPAVAYDDAELARSALEGRAARPATVEDLSPAAAAAFVCGPAAVGEGPALVLPPAGTALDVNPLLSPAGPRWPNQRFEEEFARSWVYLSAMRYPPKAIIEAAARGEFSAEAEIEGLCRKRTLLNLPERWL
- a CDS encoding aspartate/glutamate racemase family protein codes for the protein MALSTKDLAARRGASPEPRVVGLLGGMSWPSSEVYYREINRAVQARRGGSHSARVLLWSDDYRTVEQMQLAGDWAGAGELLASAARRLEAGGADLLAIACNTMHRVAAAVREASNLPFIDLVEATAREVQRHGISRAVVLGTGFTLDLPLYPERLRAHGIEPMRPAAGDRALLDRLIYDELCVGVVTDGARRRLAELIERAVDQGANGVVLACTELGLIADRATVAGAPIVDSTQAHIAALVDASLEPLEATS
- a CDS encoding lysine--tRNA ligase; this encodes MHPLKELAASSPAWPFAEARSLVKRYAEKAPEKGYVLFETGYGPSGLPHIGTFAEVARTLMVLNAFRILSDLPTRLICYSDDMDGLRKVPDNIPQQERIAQHLGKPLTQVPDPFGEYPSFAHHNNARLRAFLDGFGFEYEFYSSTECYRSGRFDEALLAVLRHHEDIRRVVLPTLGPERQATYSPFLPLCPSTGEVLQVPILETDAAAGTITFDDATGERQTVEVTGGRVKCQWKVDWAMRWHALAVDYEMSGKDLLESVILSSKITRVLGSRPPETYTYELFLDEKGEKISKSKGNGLTIDEWLAYATPESLSLFLYRKPRKAKRLHSGVIPRTMDEYQQHQEGFAKLPPEKQINDPLFHIHSGDVPTESFGLSYSVLLNLASVAHVRETDELWQFVRRYLPDSPKHPSEETERLLKRAVRYYADFVEPNLKLRTPSELEAEAFGELAKGLRSLDPEASAEDIQTVVYEVGKAYPFESLRHWFQALYECLIGQSAGPRMGTFFKVFGLENSIDLIESKI
- the epmA gene encoding EF-P lysine aminoacylase EpmA; protein product: MEVWRPTASHEALVARAEVLAKVRSFFAERGVLEVETPLLAGATVTDLHLHSLSTRVRMGGGARDLYLQTSPEFAMKRLLAAGSGSIFQIGRAFRDDERSHLHASEFTLLEWYRVGFDHRALMAEVSDFLSAILGTPPAVFASYGDVFEQQVGIDPHTATPASLAAAAERAGLAVVGLGEEDRNGWLELLMSQVVEPHLGLGRPTLVDDFPASQAALARVVRRHGVEVAERFEVYVEGTELANGYHELIDPLEQRRRFEDDLRARARVGLPAVPIDEHLLAALEAGLPPCAGIAMGVDRLVMLATGADHIDEVVAFPMERS